Proteins from a single region of Flexibacter flexilis DSM 6793:
- a CDS encoding toxin-antitoxin system YwqK family antitoxin, which translates to MTRIKFLILVWLVLPFALQAQYSFLPETAWTAEGKTLAGKKEGTWRYFDASKVLRLLINYKSDAYYGQCVSYTPAGVVACEAEFVSGFRNGRYKENYPDGKPQLNTMYMLNELEGEYTAYYPNGNISEKGRYKDSIRTDEWTTYYQDGKRRTNGSYYNGLPDDVWTFYYKNGQVQRREEWDRGLILNVLELNTEQGKKLEAGTLREGNGTIKQYSPEGVLLAERTCTNGVVSGKAFTYTDKGKVKTEVMYVKGKRQGTMKEFDASGNVIGQVQYIDDKEEGASKEFYPSGKVAAQGFYKDGEEDSTWTEYYETGETMSKTSYKKGEPDGKWTQYFVSGQIATQGSYKAGKKDGLWQIFYESGKVYETGNFVNGKKSGTWKTYYDNGKLMSEGSFADGYADGIWKKYHPNGKKESEGRMVGGLETGLWREYTESEVLISEGNYNKGAEDGVWKSFYKNGKVMQEETWQNGKLVSVGELLSASGKPLDKGTFKDGNGTRKQYHQNGKLMSEGEYAAGVQTGTWKFYHDNGKLAGQGAFRSGSRDGLWKFYDIKGRIESEGYYINDEADGLWKYYDAKGKVRQTLSLKEPETR; encoded by the coding sequence ATGACGAGAATAAAATTTTTGATTTTGGTTTGGCTGGTGCTGCCGTTTGCATTGCAAGCACAATATTCTTTTTTACCCGAAACCGCTTGGACAGCCGAAGGCAAAACCCTTGCAGGCAAAAAGGAAGGAACTTGGCGTTATTTTGATGCCAGTAAAGTGTTACGTTTGCTAATTAATTATAAATCAGATGCTTATTACGGTCAATGCGTGAGCTATACGCCTGCGGGTGTGGTGGCTTGCGAAGCCGAATTTGTGTCGGGTTTCCGCAATGGCCGTTATAAAGAAAATTACCCAGACGGCAAGCCGCAACTCAATACGATGTATATGCTCAATGAGTTGGAAGGAGAATATACAGCGTATTATCCCAACGGGAATATCTCGGAAAAAGGTCGCTACAAAGATAGCATTCGTACCGACGAATGGACGACTTATTACCAAGATGGCAAACGCCGCACGAACGGTTCTTACTATAATGGTCTGCCCGACGATGTTTGGACGTTTTATTACAAAAATGGCCAAGTACAACGCCGAGAAGAGTGGGATAGAGGCTTGATTTTGAATGTATTGGAACTGAATACCGAACAAGGAAAGAAACTGGAAGCTGGCACGCTGCGCGAAGGAAACGGCACGATTAAGCAATATTCGCCCGAAGGCGTGTTGTTGGCCGAACGTACTTGTACTAATGGCGTGGTGTCGGGCAAGGCGTTTACCTACACGGACAAAGGCAAGGTGAAAACCGAAGTCATGTACGTGAAAGGCAAGCGACAAGGTACGATGAAAGAGTTTGACGCCAGCGGCAATGTAATCGGCCAAGTGCAATACATCGACGACAAGGAAGAAGGCGCGAGCAAAGAGTTTTATCCGTCGGGGAAAGTGGCCGCACAAGGTTTTTACAAAGATGGCGAAGAAGACAGCACTTGGACGGAATACTACGAAACAGGCGAGACCATGTCCAAAACTTCCTACAAAAAAGGAGAGCCAGACGGCAAATGGACGCAGTATTTTGTGAGCGGACAAATCGCCACGCAAGGCAGCTATAAGGCAGGTAAAAAAGATGGTTTGTGGCAGATTTTCTATGAGTCGGGCAAAGTATATGAGACTGGTAATTTTGTAAATGGCAAAAAATCAGGCACTTGGAAAACCTATTACGATAACGGGAAACTCATGTCGGAAGGCAGTTTTGCGGATGGTTATGCCGATGGCATTTGGAAAAAATATCACCCCAACGGCAAAAAAGAGTCGGAAGGCCGCATGGTCGGCGGCTTGGAAACAGGCTTGTGGCGCGAATACACCGAAAGCGAAGTGTTGATTTCGGAAGGAAACTACAACAAAGGCGCGGAAGATGGTGTTTGGAAAAGTTTTTATAAAAACGGCAAAGTGATGCAAGAAGAAACTTGGCAAAACGGCAAATTAGTGTCGGTGGGCGAGTTGCTTTCTGCATCGGGCAAACCACTGGACAAAGGTACGTTCAAGGACGGAAACGGCACGCGCAAACAATATCACCAAAACGGCAAATTGATGTCGGAAGGCGAATATGCGGCAGGCGTTCAGACGGGAACTTGGAAATTTTACCACGACAACGGCAAACTTGCGGGACAAGGTGCGTTTCGCAGCGGCAGCCGCGACGGGCTTTGGAAATTCTATGATATAAAGGGACGAATAGAGTCGGAAGGATATTACATCAACGACGAAGCCGACGGCCTTTGGAAGTATTATGACGCAAAAGGCAAAGTTCGTCAGACGCTTAGCCTCAAAGAACCCGAAACCCGCTAA
- a CDS encoding Rpn family recombination-promoting nuclease/putative transposase: MSKKLIRFDWAVKKLLRNKANFVVLEGFLSELLFEDIKIQKILESESNQETDEDKYNRIDILTQNSKNELVIVEIQNTYEIDYFHRMAYGASKALTENLSLGQPYAEIKKVISINIVYFDLGQGKDYVYKGVTSFQGLHEKDLLQLSSKQKETFTKQNVSDIFPEYYIIKVNQFDDVAKDTLDEWVYFLKNSEVKDEFRAKGLSEAKEVLDIMRLDKEQQYGYSRYLDYLHVKASEALSLKVEAEDKVRKDEKSMIAKNLISLGSDNNFIEKATGLTVEQIEQLRNLKE; encoded by the coding sequence ATGAGCAAAAAGCTAATTCGTTTTGATTGGGCAGTAAAAAAACTACTTCGTAACAAGGCTAACTTTGTTGTTTTAGAGGGCTTTTTGTCAGAACTTTTGTTTGAAGACATCAAAATCCAGAAGATTTTGGAAAGTGAAAGCAATCAAGAAACAGACGAGGACAAGTATAACCGCATAGATATTTTAACACAAAATTCTAAAAATGAATTAGTTATTGTAGAAATTCAAAATACCTACGAAATCGATTATTTCCATCGTATGGCTTATGGTGCTTCAAAGGCTTTGACTGAAAATTTGAGTTTAGGGCAACCTTATGCTGAAATCAAAAAAGTAATTTCTATCAATATCGTTTATTTTGACTTGGGACAGGGTAAAGATTATGTTTATAAAGGAGTTACAAGTTTCCAAGGCTTGCACGAAAAAGACCTTTTGCAACTTTCAAGCAAGCAAAAAGAAACTTTTACGAAACAAAATGTTTCGGATATTTTCCCTGAATACTACATTATCAAAGTCAATCAATTCGATGATGTAGCAAAAGATACGCTGGACGAGTGGGTTTACTTCCTCAAAAACAGTGAAGTAAAAGACGAGTTCAGGGCAAAAGGATTATCAGAGGCAAAAGAAGTGTTGGACATTATGCGTTTGGACAAGGAACAGCAATACGGCTACAGTCGTTACTTGGATTATTTGCACGTAAAAGCAAGTGAAGCTCTTTCGCTGAAAGTAGAGGCAGAGGACAAAGTAAGGAAAGATGAGAAAAGTATGATTGCCAAAAACTTAATTTCATTAGGTTCTGATAACAATTTTATAGAAAAAGCAACAGGCCTAACCGTTGAACAAATAGAACAACTACGAAATTTAAAAGAGTAA